A single genomic interval of Antechinus flavipes isolate AdamAnt ecotype Samford, QLD, Australia chromosome 1, AdamAnt_v2, whole genome shotgun sequence harbors:
- the LOC127553047 gene encoding histone H1.10, producing the protein MSVELEEALPLTPAEEAPDTPEKKPASKKAKAGSSSLSPSKKKKNNKKKNQPGKYSQLVVETIRKLGERNGSSLAKIYNEAKKVPWFDQQNGRTYLKYSIKALVQNDTLLQVKGTGANGSFKLNKKKLEGGGGGDKKGSGSTASHHKAKKAAASAASAATSARRGDKKPAKAKKPEKRSHKKGAGGGGSKKDKGKTKKAAKKASASGGKKVKKSAKPSVPKVPKGRK; encoded by the coding sequence ATGTCCGTGGAACTGGAAGAAGCGCTGCCCCTGACCCCGGCCGAAGAGGCTCCCGACACCCCCGAGAAAAAGCCGGCCAGCAAGAAGGCCAAGGCGGGCTCGTCGTCGCTGTCGCCctccaagaagaagaagaacaacaagaagaagaaccaGCCGGGCAAGTACAGCCAGCTGGTGGTGGAGACGATCCGCAAGCTGGGCGAGCGCAATGGCTCGTCGCTGGCCAAGATCTACAACGAGGCCAAAAAGGTGCCGTGGTTCGACCAGCAGAACGGACGCACCTACCTCAAGTACTCCATCAAGGCCCTGGTGCAGAACGACACGCTGCTGCAGGTGAAGGGCACGGGTGCCAACGGCTCCTTCAAGCTCAACAAGAAGAAGCTggagggcggcggcggcggcgacaaGAAGGGTTCCGGCTCGACTGCCTCTCACCACAAGGCCAAGAAGGCGGCGGCCTCGGCGGCTTCGGCGGCGACCTCGGCGCGGCGCGGCGACAAGAAGCCGGCCAAGGCCAAGAAGCCCGAGAAACGCTCCCACAAGAAGGGTGCGGGCGGCGGCGGCAGCAAGAAGGACAAAGGCAAGACCAAGAAAGCGGCCAAGAAGGCGTCCGCGTCCGGGGGCAAGAAAGTGAAGAAGTCGGCCAAGCCCAGTGTGCCCAAGGTGCCCAAGGGCAGAAAGTGA
- the LOC127553132 gene encoding histone H2A type 2-B-like, producing the protein MSGRGKSGGKVRAKAKSRSSRAGLQFPVGRVHRLLRKGNYAERVGAGAPVYLAAVLEYLSAEILELAGNAARDNKKTRIIPRHLQLAIRNDEELNKLLGGVTIAQGGVLPNIQAVLLPKKTQSSKK; encoded by the coding sequence ATGTCCGGCCGAGGAAAGTCGGGAGGCAAAGTCCGGGCCAAGGCCAAATCGCGCTCCTCCCGCGCGGGACTGCAGTTCCCCGTGGGTCGCGTCCATCGCCTTCTGCGCAAGGGCAACTACGCGGAGCGCGTGGGGGCGGGCGCGCCGGTCTACCTGGCGGCAGTGTTGGAGTACCTGTCGGCCGAGATCCTGGAGCTGGCGGGCAACGCGGCCCGCGACAACAAGAAGACGCGCATCATCCCGAGGCACCTGCAGCTGGCCATCCGCAACGACGAGGAGCTCAACAAGCTGCTGGGCGGAGTGACCATCGCCCAGGGCGGCGTCTTGCCCAACATCCAGGCCGTGCTGCTGCCCAAGAAGACCCAAAGCTCCAAGAAGTGA
- the HMCES gene encoding abasic site processing protein HMCES, with translation MCGRTSCHLPVETIRRACRYIDSYGQEQLPDWKDEHKYFPSYNKSPQSNSPVLVSRLHFEKDADPCDRVIAAMRWGLIPSWVRESDASKIQFNTSNCRSETMMERRSYKIPLEKGRRCVVLADGFFEWQQFRGEKQPYFIYFPQIKTEQSFFSRSVEEEVWDDWRLLTMAGIFDRWEPPNGGEPLYSYTIITVDSCKALSDIHHRMPALLDGEEAIAKWLDFGEVPIQEALKVIHPVENIEFHPVSTVVNNSLNNTPQCLEPVEIEEMPYVSPSRRKMLPKSPLKEDPDPPKRSRESGRKSPSRRGSAELMERWLNKYEAGQNKRPKI, from the exons ATGTGTGGCCGAACATCTTGCCATCTACCTGTAGAGACCATCAGGAGGGCATGTAGGTACATTGACAGCTATGGACAAGAGCAGCTACCAGATTGGAAGGATGAACATAAGTACTTTCCCTCCTACAACAAGAGTCCCCAATCCAACAGCCCAGTGCTTGTATCTCGATTACATTTTGAAAAG GATGCTGATCCTTGTGATAGGGTAATTGCTGCAATGCGCTGGGGCTTGATCCCATCTTGGGTCAGAGAGTCTGATGCTTCAAAGATACAGTTCAATACTAGCAACTGTCGAAGTGAAACTATGATGGAAAGACGGTCATATAAG ATACCTCTGGAAAAGGGCAGGCGATGTGTGGTGCTGGCAGATGGGTTTTTTGAGTGGCAGCAGTTTCGGGGGGAAAAGCAACCTTATTTCATCTATTTCCCCCAAATTAAGACAGAACAG TCATTCTTCAGCCGCTCAGTAGAAGAGGAAGTTTGGGATGACTGGAGGCTGCTAACAATGGCTGGGATCTTTGATCGTTGGGAACCACCAAATGGAGGAGAGCCCCTCTACTCTTACACTATCATCACAGTGGACTCCTGCAAAGCTTTAAGTGACATTCATCACAG GATGCCTGCTTTACTGGATGGTGAGGAAGCAATTGCTAAATGGCTGGATTTTGGTGAAGTCCCAATTCAGGAAGCTTTGAAGGTGATTCATCCTGTAGAGAACATTGAGTTCCATCCAGTTTCTACTGTGGTGAACAACTCCCTGAACAATACACCCCAGTGTCTTGAACCTGTTGAGATCGAGGAG ATGCCCTACGTTAGTCCTAGCCGTCGGAAGATGTTGCCAAAATCTCCCCTAAAGGAAGACCCTGATCCTCCCAAAAGGTCCAGGGAGTCTGGGCGGAAGAGTCCTTCCAGGAGGGGCAGTGCAGAGTTAATGGAGCGGTGGCTGAACAAGTATGAAGCTGGCCAAAACAAGAGACCCAAGATTTAG